The sequence below is a genomic window from Colletotrichum destructivum chromosome 4, complete sequence.
CGGTTTGTCTCGCCAGCCCGGCGTCAGGGCGGACTCGTAGCAGGTGGGACCCGGACCTACTCGGCCCATTCGGGTACGGTGTCCAATAACCTCCGCCCCGAGTGAGACAGAAGCTATTGCGCCCGGATCGCGACAGCACAGCCCTGACATGTGACAGCTTCCACCGATTGGTGCTTTCTGGAGGGGTCGAATCTCGGTCGCTGTCGCATCGTTAATCCGTCTGTCGAACTGGTGACGACCTTGATGTCTGGATCCTCACTAAAGGTAGCCTATTCACCGGCAAAGACGAAGGAGGATGgacatcggcatcatcaaaTTTCCAGTCCTGAACATGGCATTCGAGGGGGGCGCGGTGCAGAAGTAAGATCTGCCGAGGTTTCTAATAAGACTAGCCCCGTTTAATGAACGATCGCCGTTTGTTGATTATCCTCGCAAAGTACTTACCTAGGCAGCAAACAGTTCCTTACTCGCATAACCCCTGCAAGGTAATTATGCCTCTACAAGACGTGATGGCATTTGCCACAGTTGGTTGGATCGTAATGCTCACATGCTGGATAGTGTTTAGTATCAATGATTATGGCTCTCATTCAATTGTCAGCGTTTTGCTAACTGTCTACTTGTTGCACTACGACTTGCATGCAACACACCCGGCTGACTTCTTCCACGTGGACACTTCACGGTGAGGTCATGGACAGTCCACGGGGGCAGCTTTCCCCGTTTTTTTGGAATCTCCGACCATGCCCCCCAGCTTCagcttcccttccctccgcTGCCAACCACCCCAGTGCCCCGCAAGCCACTGCGTCCAGCGCCCCCTTAGCGGACCCTTCGGGACCTAAGAAGGCCTATCAGGGCCTTCCAATCGCTGTAGCATGTCCCCCCTTAGTGCAGTCATCATCTGGGGTTGCCGAGGACCTTTGATGGATCCCTGGCCACTCTGGGCAGCTGTGCCTCGGTCCAACAcggcctctctctcattgGATCTTCCCCCCCATTTCCTGCACATTCAGGTCTATTACTGGGTATTCGGTTCTCGAGCTCTTGGGCGTTTGTCTGCCTCTTCTATCCATACCTCAACTACCTACCCAAACCTTGAACAAGAAAGGTTACCCCTCGCTGTCCCATCCCCCTTAGTCTGCTGATTCTTCCATCTTGTCTCTTCGCTCTTCGTCCCGACCTTGACACATCTCACACAGTTGCCATTTGGCATAACCCGTCACCCCCAACAAATCGGCAGCGATACCTTAGCAGATCGAAGTCGGCAAATACtcccccctcggccgccaaTACACGCCTACAGAACCCTACTGTTGACGCGAACATGGCTCCCACACGAGACACCACCGCATATATTCAGGAGCTGGCCACCCCTCCGCCTCCAGGCTCCCCTTACGGTCTGCCTATCCCGGGTTCTGAGAAGGAAGGCCGCAGTGCCATCTACCGGCATTGGCGCTTCCGCGACGGCCCTCTGCTGTCCACCTTTGACCCCGCCGTTCAGACCGTTCACGACCTGTTCGAGGAGGCTGCGAAGAAGCGCCCCAACGCAAGGTGCCTGGGTCACCGGGCTTGGAATCCCGCGACCAAGGATTGGGAGAACAAGTACACCTGGGCCACGTATGCCGAGGTTGCCGAGCGTCGTAAGAACTTCGGCGCTGGTCTCGTAGAAGTCCACCAAAACATCGGCATCACCAGCGACCACTACGGCGTTGGCCTGTGGTCCCAGAACCGCCCGGAGTGGCACATTACCGGTACGTTGGCCTTCCATATCCATCAAGAGCGCATGGCTAACTCGGGTCGGACCCAGACCTTGGCGCTGCCTCCCAATCTCTCTTCACTGTCTCCCTGTACGAGACTCTCGGTCCCGATACTACCGAGTACATCATCAATCACGCCGGCCTGGCGTGCGTTGTCACGTCCCTGCCGCACATTCCAGTCCTGCTGAAGCTTGCGCCAAGACTCCCCTCCCTCAAGCTCATCGTCTGTCTCGACACCTtggacgccggcgagccgGCTGGCTACTCCAAGTTGTCTGTCCTGAACGGTATCGCTGCCCAGCATGGCATTCAAATCCACTCCATGGCCGATGTTGAGGCGCTCGGCCTGAAGTCGGGCCGCCCCATGCGCCCGCCTCGTTCGACCGACTACGTCACCATCAACTACACTTCGGGAACCACAGGCATGCCCAAGGGTGTCGTTCTGACCCATGGCAACGCCGTGGCTGGTCTTGCGGCTGCGAGATCCGCCGGAACTGTCACCTACAAGGACGTCCACATCTCCTACCTGCCTTTGGCTCACATTTACGGAAGGATGGTCGACCAAACCGCCTTGGCCGAGGGAGCGgccgtcggcttcttccGTGGTGATATTGTCGGATTGGTCGACGACTTGAAGATTCTCGAGCCAACAGGGTTCATGTCCGTCCCTCGGTTGTACAATCGCTTCAACTCGGCCATCCGATCCGCCACCATCGACGCAGACGGTGTCAAGGGATCCCTGTCCCGCCAGGTCATCAGCACCAAGAAGGCCAACATGAAGCTGCCTGTTGGCAAGGCGAGCAACTCCCACTTCTTGTATGACAGAATCTGGACTCCCAAGGTTCGTGCTGCGGTCGGCCTGAAGAAGGCTCACAGTATGGTCAGCGGTAGCGCGCAGCTGGACCCGGACGTTCATGAGTTCCTACGGGCCGCCTTTGGAAACCATTTCGTACAGGGATATGGCTT
It includes:
- a CDS encoding Putative AMP-dependent synthetase/ligase domain, AMP-binding, ANL domain-containing protein; protein product: MAPTRDTTAYIQELATPPPPGSPYGLPIPGSEKEGRSAIYRHWRFRDGPLLSTFDPAVQTVHDLFEEAAKKRPNARCLGHRAWNPATKDWENKYTWATYAEVAERRKNFGAGLVEVHQNIGITSDHYGVGLWSQNRPEWHITDLGAASQSLFTVSLYETLGPDTTEYIINHAGLACVVTSLPHIPVLLKLAPRLPSLKLIVCLDTLDAGEPAGYSKLSVLNGIAAQHGIQIHSMADVEALGLKSGRPMRPPRSTDYVTINYTSGTTGMPKGVVLTHGNAVAGLAAARSAGTVTYKDVHISYLPLAHIYGRMVDQTALAEGAAVGFFRGDIVGLVDDLKILEPTGFMSVPRLYNRFNSAIRSATIDADGVKGSLSRQVISTKKANMKLPVGKASNSHFLYDRIWTPKVRAAVGLKKAHSMVSGSAQLDPDVHEFLRAAFGNHFVQGYGLTESYAVSTVQLKGDFSLGNIGPPASCNEICLESVPDFDYFVTDKPYPRGEILLRGPSIFQEYYKNEEETKKALDADGWFHTGDIAEVDNMGRFKIVDRKKNVLKLSQGEYISPERIENVYLGSSNLAAMAYVHGDPSQSSLVAVFGVDPENFAPFASKVLKKTIDKTDIAAIKAAGADPKVKKAFLAELDKIGRGHKFNSYERVRNVYLTVDPFTIDNELLTPTLKMKRPQTAKAFRAQIDQMYDEINAEPSAKPKL